In Poecilia reticulata strain Guanapo linkage group LG15, Guppy_female_1.0+MT, whole genome shotgun sequence, the sequence TCCTACATTGTTTTCTTCTGGAAGTTCTCTGTcctgtgtggattctcatgtgtgtgtttaaatgtgCTGTTCGGCAAAATTGATGTCCACAGATCTCACAACAGAAAGGCTTCTATCTCGTATGTATTAACATATGTgtgtttaaattttgttttcGGCCAAATTTATGTCCACAGACATCACAACAGAAGGGCTTCTGACCTGTGTGGGTTctcatgtgtgtgtttaaactAGATTTATGGTTAAAGCAATGTGNATGGTTAAAGCAATGTGCACAGATCTCACAACAGAAAGGCTTCTGTCCTGTGTGGATTAACATATGtgtgtttaaatgtgatttttggttaaatgtaTCTCCACAAAGATCACAACAGAAAGTTTTCTGTcctgtgtggattctcatgtgtctatttaaattagatttttcagtaaatttatGTCCACAGACGTCGCAACAgaaaggtttctctcctgtgtgaattctcatgtgtatgtttaaattctgttttttaataaatgttttgccaCAGTCTTCACAGCTCAACTTCTCTCCTGTTTTGACCTTCCTTCGTGAGTCacaatttttgttctttttaaaacatttcttaatatccAGCAACCCTGGAGACGCTATTTCTGAATTTGGTTTGCTAACAAGTTCTCCATCTGACTCAGGAGCTCTGGCCATGCCTTTAGTTTTCAGTCCAGAATCTGACAAGTGTTTCAGCACCACAtcatcatcctcttcctctttcttggTGTCTTCAGACTCTAAAAAGTTGAAATCATCTTCATGATCTTCTGTCTTGATGAAATCTCCGCCATTGTTTCCTTCTGGAAGTTCTCTGGCTTTAATTTGGTTTTGATAAAGCTGTGAAAGCAGAGGGGACTGTTTATCATCCTCACTCTTTATGGCCCTTTCTATTTCCTCCTTCACATTTCGCACCTCTTCCCCCTGACTGATCCAgactctctcctcttcctcttttatgTGGCAGGGCTTTGGGTCATGCAGGTACACATAGTTTTTTTGGTCTTCTGGGGCTTCTTCTTTGACCATCTGCTTATCATCTGCaggaaaaactaaaagacaTTATGCATGTGAGAAAGTATTTACGCTGCATTTTAAGTAACTCAAGAAAGTTCACAGGCAACATCAGCTGGTTTCTGATGACATCTCGGCCTATAGGAAGGTTTTTCTTGATGAAACCTATGCACAGTGATACGATTGATAAAACCAGAGA encodes:
- the LOC103477190 gene encoding zinc finger protein ZFP69-like isoform X1, with amino-acid sequence MSKHSYISVLSSQVHKKKKMTDAGCWEPDRIQPDLLMSTDETSGRGDSSNTFFIETSSGNHVPWSVCVNLESTIIVFPADDKQMVKEEAPEDQKNYVYLHDPKPCHIKEEEERVWISQGEEVRNVKEEIERAIKSEDDKQSPLLSQLYQNQIKARELPEGNNGGDFIKTEDHEDDFNFLESEDTKKEEEDDDVVLKHLSDSGLKTKGMARAPESDGELVSKPNSEIASPGLLDIKKCFKKNKNCDSRRKVKTGEKLSCEDCGKTFIKKQNLNIHMRIHTGEKPFCCDVCGHKFTEKSNLNRHMRIHTGQKTFCCDLCGDTFNQKSHLNTHMLIHTGQKPFCCEICAHCFNHXHCFNHKSSLNTHMRTHTGQKPFCCDVCGHKFGRKQNLNTHMLIHTR